A single Nicotiana tabacum cultivar K326 chromosome 5, ASM71507v2, whole genome shotgun sequence DNA region contains:
- the LOC107799772 gene encoding uncharacterized protein LOC107799772 isoform X1, whose protein sequence is MGSLTINYCWTIATASEILSGRKFGDSNSSLRPVPPVLCCRFKTNVRAFASQRSVKKSRKKGKTEKTDTAVPDKYLLSDDVNPDYVEDSKKNISLLDTSEAGTSVPMIPSRGSVLQACIITSGFIGLLGVVIREVSHVASGGGLPIVDCSVKIPLTFQMWHVELITGLVILVSSCRYLLLKIWPDFAESSEAANSQVLSSLEPLDYIVVSLLPGISEELLFRGALLPLFGISWQSVVAVASIFGILHLGSGRKYSFAVWATFVGIAYGYATILSSTLLVPMAAHAVNNLVGGIIWRYTSNSSK, encoded by the exons ATGGGTTCACTTACTATAAACTACTGTTGGACTATTGCCACTGCAT CTGAAATTCTATCTGGTAGGAAGTTTGGTGATTCGAACAGTTCACTCAGGCCCGTGCCCCCTGTATTATGCTGT AGATTTAAAACCAATGTAAGGGCATTTGCAAGTCAGAGGTCTGTtaagaaatcaagaaaaaaagggaaaacagAGAAAACTGATACTGCAGTACCCGATAAGTATCTGTTAAGTGATGATGTTAATCCAGATTATGTTGAAGATAGCAAGAAGAACATATCCCTTCTTGACACTTCAGAGGCTGGGACTTCTGTGCCGATGATCCCATCTAGAGGTTCTGTGCTTCAGGCATGCATAATCACTTCTGGATTTATTGGTCTTCTAGGTGTCGTAATTCGAGAG GTTTCTCATGTTGCATCAGGAGGTGGGTTGCCAATTGTTGACTGTTCTGTCAAAATACCAT TGACTTTCCAGATGTGGCATGTTGAGTTGATTACTGGATTGGTAATACTGGTATCCTCTTGTCGGTACTTACTGCTGAAGATTTGGCCGGATTTTGCCGAGTCTAGTGAAGCAGCAAATAGCCAG GTCTTAAGTTCACTTGAACCATTGGATTACATAGTGGTATCACTCCTTCCAGGCATTAGTGAG GAGCTTCTTTTCCGTGGTGCACTGCTACCACTTTTTGGCATCAGTTGGCAGAGTGTCGTGGCAGTTGCTTCCATATTTGGGATATTACACTTGGGCAGTGGTCGAAAGTACTCCTTTGCTGTCtg GGCCACATTTGTTGGAATTGCGTATGGTTATGCTACAATTTTATCATCAACTCTTCTTGTGCCAATGGCTGCTCATGCCGTAAATAACCTAGTAGGAGGCATCATATGGCGCTACACATCAAATTCGTCAAAATAG
- the LOC107799772 gene encoding uncharacterized protein LOC107799772 isoform X2, whose translation MVSELCRGSIGNSLSILTGGRDKRFKTNVRAFASQRSVKKSRKKGKTEKTDTAVPDKYLLSDDVNPDYVEDSKKNISLLDTSEAGTSVPMIPSRGSVLQACIITSGFIGLLGVVIREVSHVASGGGLPIVDCSVKIPLTFQMWHVELITGLVILVSSCRYLLLKIWPDFAESSEAANSQVLSSLEPLDYIVVSLLPGISEELLFRGALLPLFGISWQSVVAVASIFGILHLGSGRKYSFAVWATFVGIAYGYATILSSTLLVPMAAHAVNNLVGGIIWRYTSNSSK comes from the exons ATGGTTAGTGAACtttgccgagggtctattggaaacagcctctctatcctcacaggaggtagggataag AGATTTAAAACCAATGTAAGGGCATTTGCAAGTCAGAGGTCTGTtaagaaatcaagaaaaaaagggaaaacagAGAAAACTGATACTGCAGTACCCGATAAGTATCTGTTAAGTGATGATGTTAATCCAGATTATGTTGAAGATAGCAAGAAGAACATATCCCTTCTTGACACTTCAGAGGCTGGGACTTCTGTGCCGATGATCCCATCTAGAGGTTCTGTGCTTCAGGCATGCATAATCACTTCTGGATTTATTGGTCTTCTAGGTGTCGTAATTCGAGAG GTTTCTCATGTTGCATCAGGAGGTGGGTTGCCAATTGTTGACTGTTCTGTCAAAATACCAT TGACTTTCCAGATGTGGCATGTTGAGTTGATTACTGGATTGGTAATACTGGTATCCTCTTGTCGGTACTTACTGCTGAAGATTTGGCCGGATTTTGCCGAGTCTAGTGAAGCAGCAAATAGCCAG GTCTTAAGTTCACTTGAACCATTGGATTACATAGTGGTATCACTCCTTCCAGGCATTAGTGAG GAGCTTCTTTTCCGTGGTGCACTGCTACCACTTTTTGGCATCAGTTGGCAGAGTGTCGTGGCAGTTGCTTCCATATTTGGGATATTACACTTGGGCAGTGGTCGAAAGTACTCCTTTGCTGTCtg GGCCACATTTGTTGGAATTGCGTATGGTTATGCTACAATTTTATCATCAACTCTTCTTGTGCCAATGGCTGCTCATGCCGTAAATAACCTAGTAGGAGGCATCATATGGCGCTACACATCAAATTCGTCAAAATAG